TGAATAGCTTCTTTTATAGTGTTAGAGAATGATTTAGTATTGAATGTGTATGATAGTTAGTGGTGTTGTGAGTAATTTGATGGATTGTTCTAGAGTTGAGCACTATATAGGATATATTCTGTATACTTAAGCCTGTATCTATTTCATGTGGTTTCATGTATATGGTTCTAGTCTTGCGTTATCTTATATTCTGTATATTGTGCATCTGCCGTTGGGTTTCATAACCATGTATCCTACAATCTTTTTATTTTCTCTGCATAGTATGAATCTACAGTTCCTGAAGATTGTTAAAGCTCTTACTATATTCAGTAGATCTACTGCTGATGCAGATATATGTAGCACTAGCTGTATATAGATGAATGGATCTCTAGTCAATGTATATGTTATTGCTAGAGGAAGTGTTATAAGCATCTGTGGAGCTAATGCTATATAGATGTACTCGCTCCATAGAATCTCCTTATACTCTATAACTAATCCACCTAAACCTATGGATAAACGTATCTTAGCATCTTTTCCAAGAATGTATCTAGCTACAAAATAGTGTATATATTCATGTGCTAGAGCTATAGCTATAAACATTAGGATAGTTGTAGTTAATATGTATGGTTTATTCATTGTGTTAATGTATTGAGTGATTCTCGAAAGAGCTGAAAAACCTATAGTTATAGCGACAATTATTGTGATATAAATAGATAAATCGTATTTAGTAATACATCCAGATACATTACAGCTCAAAATAATCACCATGAATGCTTTAGCTATATTGTTATCGAGATAAAGATACAAAAATCACAAAAATCTATATATATTCTGTAGATACATGTGTATAGATAGAGATGATTGAGAGAATATCTATCAACTATAGAGGCTTTAAGCTACAGCTTATCGATTTAGAAATATCTTGAATCCTGTGTGCTGGATATTATTGCTATGCTTCTTTAATTGTTAAGCTTTTTAGGATTGATAACAATATGCTTCTAGGTGAATAGCATTGGAATGCTTAAGAATCAAGGCTCCAGCTCATCTTCATGCAGGAAATATGGATCTTCATGGAGGTTTTGGAAGACTTTTCGGAACAGTTGGATTCACTATTGATTACCCATTCATTGTTGTTGAGGTTGAGAAGAGTAGAGATATTCAAGCTGATGATCCATATGCAAAAAGGTTTGCAGAATCTCTGGTAAAGAGTTTTGAAACTGGTGGTGTAGTTGTTAGAGTTAGGGAAAGGTTTTATGAGAATGCTGGTCTAGGGTACATAACCACGCTTGGGCTATCCATAGGTTTAGGTATCTCAGAGTTATACAATCTTAGGAAATCTCTTGAAGAAATAGCTCTAACTATTAAGAGAGGTCTTGTAACAGCTCTAGGTCTATATGCTTGTAGATATGGTGGATTTATAGTTGAGGGTGGGTTTAGGAAAGAACTTAGGGATAGAAGTATCCCGCCGCTGATATTTCGTGGAGATATTCCTGATGATTGGTTCTTTGTGGTAGCTGTTCCAGAGAGGCCTTGGAGAAAACTGAATAAGCTTAGAGTTAGTAGTGAGCCTAAGATTCTAGAGGAGGTTAGAGCTAGTGATGAAGAAGCTTCATATCTATCGAGACTTGTCCTCATGAAGATTATACCTAGTTTTATTGAAAAGGATCTCAAGAGTTTTGGCGAAGGTTTGACGGAATTCAATAGAAGGCTTGGTTATATATGGATGAAGTATCAAGGAGGGGTGTATTGTGATCCTCTTGTAGAGAGAGGTATCGAGATAATGACTAGATACACATATGCTGCTTGTCAATCTTCATGGGGTCCAACATTCTACGGTATAACAGATAGTGAAGAATCTGCAAAAAGAGCTGTAGAAGAACTTGAACAATTGTTGAGAGGCAATGGTGGTGGGGTTGTGTTTGTTACACATGGTAGAAACAGAGGGTTAGAGGTAGAGAGTTGTGGTTAGAGTTATTGGAACAGATTCGGGTACCAAGAGCTACGATATATTTGGTTTTGATGACGAGTCTGGAGAGATTCTTGTCGACGAGTCTATACCTAGAGATGAGATGGTTAGAGACCCATCGATAGTTGTCAAGAGGCTTAAACAGATAGATAATGTTTATCGAATTGATGCTATTGTTGCTTCAAGTGGTTATGGTATGCCTCTTAAATTAGCTAGAGATGCTACTGATGAAGAGATAGCTATGGCTACTTTTGTAACTGAAAACGATGTTAAGAGAGGGCTGAGGATACTTGGTTTAAGGAAGTTAATGAAGATGTTGAAAGAAGATAAACAGCTGAATGAAAAGACCTACTTTACCCCAGGTGTTATACATCTACCCACAGTCCCTAGGTATAGAAAAATCAATAGGATAGATATGGGTACATCAGACAAGATATACTCTGTAGCACTAGCTATAGCGAGACATGCAGAAGCAAAAAACATAAGCTATAGCTCAGTAAACCTGATTACTGTTGAAGTAGGTTTCGCATATACATCAGCTATAGCTGTAAAGTGTGGTGAAATAGTTGATGCTTTAGCTGGAACATCTGGTTTTCCAAGCTATCTTGGGGGAGGCTTTATCGATGGCGAGATATTCTATGCTGTAGCAAATGTTGCAGAGGTATCTAAAGAGGTTTTGTTTAGAGGTGGTGCAGCATATCTATCGAATATAGATCCATTTAGAACACCTATAGAGATGTTTATTGAGATGGAAGATGAGGGATATAGACTTATGCTTGAATCTATAGCGAAAGACATCTCTGTGCTAATGGTTTCAACAGAACCAGACTCTATATACTTTAGCGGACGCTTCACTAGAGTGAAGAAGTTTATGGAGGATTTATCTAGATATCTAGAGGAGAATCTGTTCAAGAAGTTTAGAGAGAGTCCTATGATAGTTAAACTAGAGAGTAGAGGTAGGATAGCTAAAGAAGCAGCTGAAGGAGCAGCTATAATCGCTAGCGGAATTGTTGGTGGAAGGTATAGAGAGTTAGTCGATGTTCTTAGACTTAGAGAGAGTAGTGGCACGATATTCGACTATATAAATATTGTGGATAAAGAGAAGCTTATAGAGAGATACAGCTTTTTACTCTATTAACCAGAGGTTTCTATCTAGAACACAGTATCAATAGCTATGTATCACTATAATCAGTTTATCGATATCTTGCAGAGACTTGAATAGATTTAGTTATTAGGTGGATCTGATATATCGGCTATTACTGGATTAAGTATAGCTAATATATCTCTAACCTTTACTAGAGCTAAAGAATATAAATCTCCTCCACCACACCATACATACTCTTTTCCAGCAACATCTTGATCAACAACAATCATATAGCTCTTTATACACTCAGTTAGAGGAGAAACTCCACCTACATCAAAACCTGTATACATCTTTACTTCATGAGGTTTAGCCATTCTCAGGGATCTAGCTTTTACTACATTTGCTAGTTTTCTGTAGCTAAGCTTCTTGTTACCTGGAACTATAGCTATCACAGGTAGAGAATCAGCTATCAGAACTAGTGTTTTTATGATACTCGATGGATCTGCACCACACATATGTGATGCTTTTTCAACAGATTCAACAGTATCGCTAAATCTGTATAGAGTAGCAGAGATATTGTATCTCTCTATGAATTCTTGAACACTATCGCTACACATCATAGTGCATCAGCTACTAAGTAGTGTAGAGACTATGTTTCTTAGACCTGATACAAACATTTCTACAGCAAAAGACGCTATGATTATCGACATAAATCTCCCTAAACCATGTATAAATGTGTTACCAAGAAGCTTTACAATCTTGTTTGATACCAAGAGTATTATGTATGTAGCTAAGAAGGCTATATATGAAGCTAGTAATGTGTTGACTATTCCATAAACTTTAGACGAAGCTATAAGTAGTGTCATAGTGCCTGGACCAACTATCAATGGAGTAGCTATAGGTACAATAATGTATTCACCAACACTTATTCTGGATGGCTTGTGTCCTGTTATCAATGTATCTATAGATATAGCCATAAGGAGCACTCCTGCAGCAATTTTGAGGTAAGAGATATCGAGTCCCAGTATATGTAGTACAGCTCCACCAATTGTTGAAAATATTGTTAGTAGAGCGAATATCACTATCGAAGCTCTATTAATATAAGTTCTAGCCTCTTTATCACCAAAACCAGATAGAGCTTCAACTAGTGCTGGAACAGCTGCTAGAGGATCCATTATAGCGAATATCTGTACCGATAGTATTGCTACTGTTGGTAGATCTATTGCTAGATTTATATAGCTCAATTACCTCTACCATTACTTGTTTTACCTCTTAGATGGTGTAGAGGTTTATTAGCTAATGGTATCGAGAGATGGTGTAGAGATACCTTTTTGCCATGTGTTGCTCTACATAATCTCTATACTTAGCATAGGTTCAGCATCTATACTTGTGAAATTATCAAATGCTAGTGGTGTTGCTTGTGCTTTTTGGAGACTCTCTATATCATCTATAGTTCTGGGCATAATCTATGGTCTATGGAGAAGAGGTAGAAAGAGGTTGTGTGGAAGAGAGGTTGTTCTTCTTCTTGTTTCAAGCTCTTCACTCGCTCTACACTTAATTCTGTGGATGGAGTCTCTCTTCAGATTGCCTATAGCTGTGAGTGTTACAATAGTTGTTGCATATCCTCTTCATCTCTCTATAGCCTATACAGTCTATGAAAAGAGCATAAGTCATTTACCGACTCTTTTAGGTTCTATCATAGGTTTCTTAGGTATACTGATGCTCTTTCGAGATGCATTTACATCAGCTACCATAGATATTGTGGGAGTGGTTCAGAGTTTTTCAGCATCAATATTTGCTGCACTATACTTCCATATAGGTAGAGTGTTGAGGAGATCGATGGATCTAGAGCTCTATACAGCATCTGTATATGGGATAGGTGCATCAGTAGTACTTCTGTATTCTATATTTGTGGAAGAGAATGTGTTGAGCTATATTCCATCTTCATGGATGTGGTTCTTGATGTTAGCAATAATACCTACAATAGGTGGACACACAGTTATGAACTATCTTTTGAAGTTTTATAGAAGCTCTACTGTAGCATCTATAGCTTTAACAGAACCAGTAGTAGCAACAATACTTGCCTCAACTATTCTTAGAGAACCTATAGAATTTGTGTATCTGATTGCCTTAACCAAGGTTTTGATAGGACTCTACATAGTGATTAGGTATTCATAGCGATACTCTATACAAAAGCATCTTCTATCTATGGTTCAGTCTTCTGTTTCTAGATCCATGGTGTATAGATAGGGGGTCCCAGGAACTCTTCTTCGGTTATATCTCTATCCTTGAAAACTACAACAAATATTGAGGATAGCGTTATAAATGAAGATACCAAGGCAAAGGGTCTAACAATGAATTCGCCTACGTTTTTTGCAACATCTTGTGATTTAAGATCAACTCTATCGATATATATACGGTTACCACGGCTAGCTATACCCCATATATTTACATTTATTACATCAGTTACAATACTGCCGGTAAAATTGATAAGCACACCTCTTTCATCATATACACCTCTACCAACTATTTGCATGAAGATCCTTATACCGTAATCACGTGCAACAACATTACCTCTAAAGTCTATGGGGACAAGCGTTGATGGTGGAGCTATATCGTTCTTTATTACTCCTGACCATAGCAGTCTGTTGAATGCTATCCTGGGTAGATCTATTGATGGAGATATAGCTTCATCTCCTAATGGTGTATATGCTGCTTGATCTCTAAAGCATATGTCTTGGTTACACACATTTACATCAATTATGTAGACATTTGCTGATCTTGTCGCATTTGCGGTAGAGTATGTAGAGCCTATGAGAACAGCTATAAGGAGTATTGATAGTAGTGTTTTAGCTATAGATCCAAGGCCCTTGGTTGTGTAGAGATCATATGGTTTAAGGAAATAGTAGAAGGTTTCTATAGATCTTCTCTTTAGAAGGTATATCAAGGCTATTCCAGCTATAAATCCTCCTACATGTGCAAAAAACGCTATTCCACCAAAACGTAGATATCCGTATATAACTTGTGTAGCGAACCAGAATAATAGAAAGAATAGAGCTGTTGTAGTAAAACATAGAGGTATCAGGAATAGAAACCAACATATATTGAGTCTTCTTCTAGGATAGAGCATTAGGTAGGCACCTAGAAGTCCACTTATAGCTCCAGAAGCTCCTAGAGCGGGTATAATGAGGTTTAGTGTACCCATGATTGGTGTGAATCCTGTGTGAAAAATTGTTGCAACTATACCTGAAGCTAGGTATAGAGCTAGGTATTTCTTTACCCCTAGTAGTTGCTCTATCTCTTTCCCAAACCAGTAGAGAAACATCATGTTGAAGAATATGTGGAATATATCTCCATGGAGAAACATGCTTGATAGAATTCTATACCATTGTGTAGGGTTTTGAAGCATTATTGGTACATAAGCGAATCTATCTACCCATTCTTGTGTAACACTTGAGAAAAAGTTTTGAGCTGATGAGGCAAAGTATATTGCTACATTAATGGCTATAAGTGTGTAGGTAGCTATAGGTCTCTCTCTTCTTCTAGGTGTCCAGATCCATTCATAAGACAATTCTCTTAACCTCTCACCAACACTACTTTAGTAGTTATATAAGGCTTCAAGAAGATATTCTAGAAATTATTCCCTATCTTTACAACAGCTTTACCTAGAGGAACACCTATGTCTCTCGCAATAGGTCTACATTTAGCTACAAGCATATATACCACAGGTTTCTTCAACATGTTCTCTATCTCTGTTATATATTCATAGTTAGCCATACCTTTAGCTACAACAACATCAACATTGTTAAGTATCTCAATAACTTCTGGCTTTACTTCGTCTAAGAATATGCTTGAGGCATCACTACATGTATCAATAACTCTATCGAAACTCTCATGTAGATTAGCATCTACAGTATCTTCTATAGTTATATCGTTTTGAAAAGCACCACCTTTAACAACAGCTATTACTTTCTTACCCATATACTTAAGTACATCAGCTAGAATCTTATCGAATACAGCTTCGCCTGAGTTATCCATTAGGATAGCTACGTCATTAGCATTCATAAAGATGTTGATTATTGGATCTATATCTCCGTATATTTCAAGAGAATTGGCTAGATTCTTAATGTCGTTAATATCTGGTGGTGTGTATCCTGCAACACCTGTATCTAGTGTGTTTCCTATAAGCGATATCTTTATAGCTATACGGAGTCTATCTATAGGGCTAGGTATGCTTTCTATTATCTGTTTTATCTCTCTATAGATCTTTAGAGCTTCTTCATTAGCTCTCTTCTTAAGCTCTCTATATGGGTCAGAAAGTCCTGTGGTATGCTTTATGTATCTGAATAGATCTGTTGCTATAACTGTTGGTATACATAGACTATCGTATCTATCTCTACAGTTCTTCAATCTATTGCTAACTTTCTCCACAATGTTCTTGATCATCTCTACACGTTTATCTTCATCATATATGAGTTTCTCTATATCTTTTAGCCTTATATTGATTTGACAAGCTATACATTCGGCATACAGCTTCACGTAGTTACACCGATGCTGATTAATAGTCTTAAGTATATAAGTTAGAGGTAGATAACAGTATCAATAGTTTTGAGGTGGTGGATATAGAGCTAGATTCATGGATCTTTACGCTTGGCAACGAGATTGTGCAGGGAAGAGTTATAAACACTAATGCGAGTTTCATTGGCAGAAGATTAACTCTTCTAGGTTTTCGTGTTGTAGGTGTATTATCGTTAATAGATGATGTAGATGTGATATCTAGATACATATCATTGGTGTTGAAGGAGAAGCCAAGAGTTATAGTATCAACAGGTGGTCTTGGGCCAACACATGATGATAGAACACTTGAAGCTATATCAAAAGCTGTAAACAAGAGACTAGTTATCAATCAAGAAGCACTAGAAATGATTAAAGCTAGATACAGTTTACATGGCATAGAGCTAACAATAGAGAGGATCAAGATGGCCTATCTACCCGAAGGCGCTATCCCGATACCCAATCCCATCGGTACAGCTCCTGGTTCTTGGCTTGAAGTAGGAGAAACAATAATAGTATCTCTACCAGGTGTGCCTAAAGAAATGGAGATTATGTGGAGTTCATGGGTTGAACCTAGATTAAGAGCTATAGGGCCACCAATACATATAGTAGAGAGGTTATTTGTAATCGAGGATGTGCCTGAAGCAACATTTGCACCAATAGTTAAAGATGTTCTTAAAGTGTTTTCAAATCTATACATAAAAACTCATCCCAAAGGAGATGAGGTAGGGAAACAGGTTCTTGAGGTATACGTGATGTATTCACATAGAGATAGAAATGAAGCAGAAGTAGCTATAGATAATGCTATCCAGCTTCTACACAAGAAATTTAGAGAAAGATACGGTACAGAACTTAAATCAATGCTAGTTAAAGTAAAGTAACGTTAATCGTAAACAGTATTTTTACTCAAACAATAAACGGAAATATCGATATAGCGTTGAAAACAGTATACAGACTTATTTTCTAGAATATAGAATAATTAAGATATAGACTTCTTACTATAGTAGTAATGCTTAAGTGTTTTTCATTGATATAGCATCTGGTAGTATTTTGTTGTGTCAAGATTTGTCGAATTTGAATGGGTTTATCTTGTTTCCGTATTTCTGTTTTGCTTCTTCTAGTTTTCTCTTTTGGTTCTTCATAATTTCGAAGAATATCGGTGGTGTATCTGGTATAGTTGTATATATGTTCCACCCTCTTTCTATTCTATCTATTAGTTTCTCTATCCTCAACATGAATTCCTTCTCATATCTTGTTTCAGGATACTCTCTATCTAGATGCTTGTTGAATAGTTTAGCGAGATCTCCATAGATAGGTATATAGCCTATAGGTGTTTCTATAGCATCAATATCTCTATGTACCCTAAGTTCCATCCATCTAAGCCAAACAGCTTTATCTCTTTTATCAGCTATAAATCTACCTTCTTCGTCTTTTAAGAAGTAGTTGACATTAAATATCCTAGGTCTAGTTACCAGTTTTTCGCCAAAATCTAGGTGT
This genomic interval from Ignisphaera sp. contains the following:
- a CDS encoding metalloprotease family protein; amino-acid sequence: MSCNVSGCITKYDLSIYITIIVAITIGFSALSRITQYINTMNKPYILTTTILMFIAIALAHEYIHYFVARYILGKDAKIRLSIGLGGLVIEYKEILWSEYIYIALAPQMLITLPLAITYTLTRDPFIYIQLVLHISASAVDLLNIVRALTIFRNCRFILCRENKKIVGYMVMKPNGRCTIYRI
- a CDS encoding GHMP kinase, whose amino-acid sequence is MECLRIKAPAHLHAGNMDLHGGFGRLFGTVGFTIDYPFIVVEVEKSRDIQADDPYAKRFAESLVKSFETGGVVVRVRERFYENAGLGYITTLGLSIGLGISELYNLRKSLEEIALTIKRGLVTALGLYACRYGGFIVEGGFRKELRDRSIPPLIFRGDIPDDWFFVVAVPERPWRKLNKLRVSSEPKILEEVRASDEEASYLSRLVLMKIIPSFIEKDLKSFGEGLTEFNRRLGYIWMKYQGGVYCDPLVERGIEIMTRYTYAACQSSWGPTFYGITDSEESAKRAVEELEQLLRGNGGGVVFVTHGRNRGLEVESCG
- a CDS encoding DUF1464 family protein; this translates as MVRVIGTDSGTKSYDIFGFDDESGEILVDESIPRDEMVRDPSIVVKRLKQIDNVYRIDAIVASSGYGMPLKLARDATDEEIAMATFVTENDVKRGLRILGLRKLMKMLKEDKQLNEKTYFTPGVIHLPTVPRYRKINRIDMGTSDKIYSVALAIARHAEAKNISYSSVNLITVEVGFAYTSAIAVKCGEIVDALAGTSGFPSYLGGGFIDGEIFYAVANVAEVSKEVLFRGGAAYLSNIDPFRTPIEMFIEMEDEGYRLMLESIAKDISVLMVSTEPDSIYFSGRFTRVKKFMEDLSRYLEENLFKKFRESPMIVKLESRGRIAKEAAEGAAIIASGIVGGRYRELVDVLRLRESSGTIFDYINIVDKEKLIERYSFLLY
- a CDS encoding YbaK/EbsC family protein translates to MMCSDSVQEFIERYNISATLYRFSDTVESVEKASHMCGADPSSIIKTLVLIADSLPVIAIVPGNKKLSYRKLANVVKARSLRMAKPHEVKMYTGFDVGGVSPLTECIKSYMIVVDQDVAGKEYVWCGGGDLYSLALVKVRDILAILNPVIADISDPPNN
- a CDS encoding MarC family protein, encoding MSYINLAIDLPTVAILSVQIFAIMDPLAAVPALVEALSGFGDKEARTYINRASIVIFALLTIFSTIGGAVLHILGLDISYLKIAAGVLLMAISIDTLITGHKPSRISVGEYIIVPIATPLIVGPGTMTLLIASSKVYGIVNTLLASYIAFLATYIILLVSNKIVKLLGNTFIHGLGRFMSIIIASFAVEMFVSGLRNIVSTLLSS
- a CDS encoding DMT family transporter, with product MVSRDGVEIPFCHVLLYIISILSIGSASILVKLSNASGVACAFWRLSISSIVLGIIYGLWRRGRKRLCGREVVLLLVSSSSLALHLILWMESLFRLPIAVSVTIVVAYPLHLSIAYTVYEKSISHLPTLLGSIIGFLGILMLFRDAFTSATIDIVGVVQSFSASIFAALYFHIGRVLRRSMDLELYTASVYGIGASVVLLYSIFVEENVLSYIPSSWMWFLMLAIIPTIGGHTVMNYLLKFYRSSTVASIALTEPVVATILASTILREPIEFVYLIALTKVLIGLYIVIRYS
- a CDS encoding rhomboid family intramembrane serine protease, translating into MSYEWIWTPRRRERPIATYTLIAINVAIYFASSAQNFFSSVTQEWVDRFAYVPIMLQNPTQWYRILSSMFLHGDIFHIFFNMMFLYWFGKEIEQLLGVKKYLALYLASGIVATIFHTGFTPIMGTLNLIIPALGASGAISGLLGAYLMLYPRRRLNICWFLFLIPLCFTTTALFFLLFWFATQVIYGYLRFGGIAFFAHVGGFIAGIALIYLLKRRSIETFYYFLKPYDLYTTKGLGSIAKTLLSILLIAVLIGSTYSTANATRSANVYIIDVNVCNQDICFRDQAAYTPLGDEAISPSIDLPRIAFNRLLWSGVIKNDIAPPSTLVPIDFRGNVVARDYGIRIFMQIVGRGVYDERGVLINFTGSIVTDVINVNIWGIASRGNRIYIDRVDLKSQDVAKNVGEFIVRPFALVSSFITLSSIFVVVFKDRDITEEEFLGPPIYTPWI
- a CDS encoding ARMT1-like domain-containing protein encodes the protein MKLYAECIACQINIRLKDIEKLIYDEDKRVEMIKNIVEKVSNRLKNCRDRYDSLCIPTVIATDLFRYIKHTTGLSDPYRELKKRANEEALKIYREIKQIIESIPSPIDRLRIAIKISLIGNTLDTGVAGYTPPDINDIKNLANSLEIYGDIDPIINIFMNANDVAILMDNSGEAVFDKILADVLKYMGKKVIAVVKGGAFQNDITIEDTVDANLHESFDRVIDTCSDASSIFLDEVKPEVIEILNNVDVVVAKGMANYEYITEIENMLKKPVVYMLVAKCRPIARDIGVPLGKAVVKIGNNF
- a CDS encoding nicotinamide mononucleotide deamidase-related protein yields the protein MDIELDSWIFTLGNEIVQGRVINTNASFIGRRLTLLGFRVVGVLSLIDDVDVISRYISLVLKEKPRVIVSTGGLGPTHDDRTLEAISKAVNKRLVINQEALEMIKARYSLHGIELTIERIKMAYLPEGAIPIPNPIGTAPGSWLEVGETIIVSLPGVPKEMEIMWSSWVEPRLRAIGPPIHIVERLFVIEDVPEATFAPIVKDVLKVFSNLYIKTHPKGDEVGKQVLEVYVMYSHRDRNEAEVAIDNAIQLLHKKFRERYGTELKSMLVKVK